The genome window GCACAGACAAGGGCGATATCCACGAGCTTGCCGAAGATGGTCGCAGATGCCGCAGCGCGGAGGCCTCATCCTCACGGTGGTACTGCTGCCAGCGCagcccttcctcctttcgtgccgcagctgctgcgacagcgTTGGCCTTCGCCTTGTCAAACGTCGATTGCTTCAGGCGCGCCAGCCACGGCACCACGATGGTGTGCCACTGGTGCAGTCGGTAGGCGCCGCGGAGCACCTTtaggcgctgctgctcggccgCGGGTAGATCGGCGGCAGTAGTGGCGGTGCCCTTCATAGGCGAGCCGGCGCTTGAGTCGGCACCCTGCTGTTGCAGCTTCGTGCTTGCCTCGGCGACTTCGTTATCCTCCTCGTCCAACACGTACGCGGCGGCTTCGTCcgggtgcgccgccgcgaagGCTTCGAGCTGCGCGCTGGTCGGCTCTGCGTCAATGCCGAGCTCTGTGAGCAGATCCAGCAGTGCCACGTACTCGTCCTCGTGTACCTGCGTCTCCCACTCTAGCTTctcgaggaagagcagctcTAACTTGTTCATCTCGCGTCCACTAATGCCGCCGATGCGGCCGTAGTAGACATTGCTATAGTACACATCGTCGCGCAGCTTGATGCCGAGCACGATGCTGGTAATGAGTAGGCGATGTGCGTTGTAGATCGTAACGGGATGCCCGCTGTGAAAGACATACTTGAGCAGGAGTAAAAAGGAGCAGAGGAGcgcctcgccgctgcaggcgcagTAGCGCACCAGGCGCTGGACGTACATGGTCACTGTCATCGGTGGTATGCAGTGGGAGTGAAAGTCACTTGACGGGATCGGCTCGCCCTTGTGCAGCTTGCAGAGCATGCGCATCATGAAGGAGAGGGCAAGGAAGGCGTAGCGAGTTTCGATCAGCTTGATCGGTGAACGAGCCGGCGCGAGCGCGGCGCTGTCGTTGGCGCCCGCTAACTGCaggctctgctgctgctgctgcgtgtctGGCGGCGTAGCGCAGCTAGGCTGGCTCGTGCTTATCAGCCGGGCCTCAGACCCGTGCTCCCAAGCGGCCACGGGACTAACTTCTTTGGCTGCCGTGACAGGGGCAGCCAAATTCGGCGGCTGGGACGGCGGGGGGAAACGAGACGGGTCGTACGGAATGCCGGCCGTGATGCTGTCGTTGGGGTGCCGCCGACTGGCCAGGCGACTGCGGCTACTACTACTACCGCCGCTAACGCCGCAGTTCCTGCTCGCACCCGCGACACGCGCCTTCCGACTGCgactgccgcgctgctggtgttgttgttgttgctgctgcgatgtGCGTCCGCACTCGTCATCCTGGAGGGTCGCGAAAGCGTGGAGGGGCTGCTCCTGATGACGATACGTATCTTCCTCGTTCGCGCAGACGCTCGCGGTAGCCATCCGAGAGAGCGCaccggcggtggaggagccgCAGACATAGCGCAGATCGTCGAGCGCCACTGCCTCGCCCTCGCCGGTGGCAAAGCgcttcggcggcggcaccaccggCGTGGCGTCTGGAgcagagaggcaggcagAACTCATGGACTTGACAGCTGCGTCGCCACCGGGGGTGATGGTCATGGCGGCAGTTGCGTCTTGGGGTTCGTATTTGCTGTCACCCCGCTCCTCATGGCTCCAGAGATGCGGAGGTGGATGCAGGACGCGCCGCACCTCTTGGTCTTCTTCGTACTCCACCTTGTCGAATACGCGTGCGTGAGTGCCGTTACCGCTCGTGCTACGACTACTGCCCCAGCCCGGGTAAGGGTGGCTCACTGGGTGGCTGTTGCTGTCGTTGCTGTTCCTTCTTGGGCTGATGCCCTCTCTGCTGTTACTGCCGCTttccgctgtcgctgtcgccgtcgctggccgTGTGGAAGGCGCCTCCCGAAATGCGGAGAGGTCGGGGATGCGCATACCAGCGCTGCGACTGTGAAGCGAATGCGACTCCTCGTCTGCCACGTctgcttgctgctgccgaggtTGAGGTCGTGGTGACAACCTACTTTGGGGGAGCGGTCTTGGTCGCTTGCTGGATGACGCGCTACATCGgatgccgtgctgctgcaagAGAGGatcgccgtggcggcggtgctggtggtgctggtggtggtggtgatcgTCGTCGTTGCCAGCCACGGCAGCTCCGTCCACGCAAGCGGCACTGGCAACGTCGTCTTCGGCAGTGACTTCGTCGTCCTCGTTTTCGCGTGCGTGACTGCTCGAGCGCGAGCCCAGCGACGGCCGCAGGGAGGAGCCGGGGTTC of Leishmania braziliensis MHOM/BR/75/M2904 complete genome, chromosome 5 contains these proteins:
- a CDS encoding putative CYC2-like cyclin; the encoded protein is MDCVGACPPHHRRPSPLAHRPPTSVSGGISGVDSSGTNSARRACSAGPAALSANPADSPRSPYAEPQQQPPTTAATSAPLTTAAHASLFSQADCHQERHHLQGRTDASAEITTPSQQQQQQVQYTKHLSLSTLSGSASNLTILIRSNTTASVTTAATDSSEYSTPLSGISSYKQQSQRARTQRVVETNYLYLNPGSSLRPSLGSRSSSHARENEDDEVTAEDDVASAACVDGAAVAGNDDDHHHHQHHQHRRHGDPLLQQHGIRCSASSSKRPRPLPQSRLSPRPQPRQQQADVADEESHSLHSRSAGMRIPDLSAFREAPSTRPATATATAESGSNSREGISPRRNSNDSNSHPVSHPYPGWGSSRSTSGNGTHARVFDKVEYEEDQEVRRVLHPPPHLWSHEERGDSKYEPQDATAAMTITPGGDAAVKSMSSACLSAPDATPVVPPPKRFATGEGEAVALDDLRYVCGSSTAGALSRMATASVCANEEDTYRHQEQPLHAFATLQDDECGRTSQQQQQQHQQRGSRSRKARVAGASRNCGVSGGSSSSRSRLASRRHPNDSITAGIPYDPSRFPPPSQPPNLAAPVTAAKEVSPVAAWEHGSEARLISTSQPSCATPPDTQQQQQSLQLAGANDSAALAPARSPIKLIETRYAFLALSFMMRMLCKLHKGEPIPSSDFHSHCIPPMTVTMYVQRLVRYCACSGEALLCSFLLLLKYVFHSGHPVTIYNAHRLLITSIVLGIKLRDDVYYSNVYYGRIGGISGREMNKLELLFLEKLEWETQVHEDEYVALLDLLTELGIDAEPTSAQLEAFAAAHPDEAAAYVLDEEDNEVAEASTKLQQQGADSSAGSPMKGTATTAADLPAAEQQRLKVLRGAYRLHQWHTIVVPWLARLKQSTFDKAKANAVAAAAARKEEGLRWQQYHREDEASALRHLRPSSASSWISPLSVQKRAISSTTTTTAASAATAAAAAAAWASEPSYQTSCFLHDGSNVPYRSSSSAVVIGGGDVHSTATTSNGNSGFENPHHSVTKFLNDANGGCLGTSTATATPAAVSQGSRHASSSQSHTHCGSATLDRPASPSSSVQCPSQQQHTISGVASSSYCCYYGANSGHQHSGNGTDEAHTLSQVRYHTAAATAVAAMDRSPRAASAHFDITNRAAAALMDATAEPRQHTAQTQHQQLPSVGGTTAQLTSPVSFTTPGSGINVNAQPYYYVSSRMRKQQQQQQRQAAAASPASEDRSATRPGNASTIDTTTAMTQATAVSPYDYVASAQPPSSSTLEGGRGARSPGSSFTSPRCVDSMARFSTYAATSTDAVAGHPSQPSGLSSGIETVLSAMKMSGIYGGTSSACVHNFPTRTVDSCRRPDGGSEQATLPHVLRQPPHSDQQAQVHRRFAFSSQHSLGKKRSKPESYKDY